One stretch of Bosea vaviloviae DNA includes these proteins:
- a CDS encoding CDP-alcohol phosphatidyltransferase family protein, with the protein MEPEPGRQGRATGLRRALAYGVHVFTALGAALGLLSLQAVIAGDLAQAFGWLAVALLVDALDGPLARRLEVKELARRYDGAQLDLVVDFITYVFVPAAMLLRADVMTQPWGLLCGVVVTLTSALYFADTGMKTDDWWFRGFPAVWNIVVFYIVAFAPPVWLALAVVLIATVLMFAPVVFVHPVRVRRWRGLTLTVLVLWGGAALWTLWREMRPDLPAKGILLIAVAYFVLLGLGRAWERRRGARV; encoded by the coding sequence GTGGAGCCGGAGCCAGGCAGGCAGGGGCGCGCTACGGGGTTGCGCAGGGCGCTGGCCTATGGCGTCCATGTCTTCACGGCGCTGGGCGCGGCGCTCGGGCTGCTCTCGCTGCAGGCCGTGATCGCGGGCGATCTGGCGCAGGCCTTCGGTTGGCTGGCAGTAGCGCTGCTGGTCGATGCGCTCGACGGGCCGCTGGCGCGCAGGCTCGAGGTCAAGGAGCTGGCCAGGCGCTATGACGGGGCGCAGCTCGACCTCGTCGTCGATTTCATCACCTATGTCTTCGTGCCCGCCGCGATGCTGCTGCGCGCCGATGTGATGACGCAGCCCTGGGGGCTGCTCTGCGGCGTCGTCGTCACGCTGACGAGCGCGCTCTATTTCGCCGATACCGGTATGAAGACCGATGATTGGTGGTTCCGCGGCTTTCCGGCGGTGTGGAACATCGTGGTGTTCTACATCGTCGCCTTCGCACCGCCGGTCTGGCTGGCGCTCGCGGTGGTCCTGATCGCGACGGTGCTGATGTTTGCGCCGGTGGTCTTCGTCCATCCGGTCAGGGTGCGGCGCTGGCGCGGGCTGACGCTCACCGTCTTGGTTTTATGGGGCGGGGCGGCTTTGTGGACGCTCTGGCGGGAGATGCGGCCGGACCTGCCGGCAAAAGGCATCCTGCTGATCGCGGTCGCCTATTTCGTTCTGCTCGGCCTGGGGCGTGCCTGGGAAAGGCGCCGTGGGGCCCGGGTTTGA
- a CDS encoding glycoside hydrolase family 25 protein, with product MPARATIFGRTLFAVLATLGLLIGAAVPAAALYPKKGDSDPHLGVRDARRKAIQGIDISRWQGEIDWAKVKDADTRFAFIKATEGGDHLDPSFKRNWAEAKKHGIPRGAYHFVWWCRSAKDQVRWFKKHIPRDADALPPVLDVEWQNGSQCTRKISRDQALAKIREMLVALQAHTGKKPIIYTDINFHEDVLEGEFNDYPYWLRSTAAPLKHRYNREKWEFWQFTTTGQVPGVPGDVDRNAFFGSEQEFAAWRTGRFDIGARKWHGGEPKVARTTPPATSAGAKASKAAAGAPPRMVPPRPLTGSDTRILKSMAARIDLGQSQ from the coding sequence ATGCCCGCGCGAGCGACGATTTTTGGACGAACCCTCTTCGCTGTGCTCGCCACGCTCGGCCTGCTCATAGGCGCAGCCGTGCCCGCCGCCGCGCTCTACCCGAAGAAGGGCGACAGTGATCCGCATCTTGGCGTGCGCGACGCAAGGCGCAAGGCGATCCAGGGCATCGACATCTCGCGCTGGCAGGGCGAGATCGACTGGGCCAAGGTCAAGGACGCCGATACCCGCTTCGCCTTCATCAAGGCGACCGAGGGCGGCGACCATCTCGACCCGAGCTTCAAGCGCAACTGGGCCGAGGCGAAGAAGCACGGCATCCCGCGTGGCGCCTATCATTTCGTCTGGTGGTGCCGCTCGGCAAAGGACCAGGTGCGCTGGTTCAAGAAGCACATCCCGCGCGATGCCGACGCCCTGCCGCCCGTGCTCGACGTCGAATGGCAGAACGGCTCGCAATGCACCCGCAAGATCTCCCGCGATCAGGCCCTCGCCAAGATCCGCGAGATGCTGGTGGCGCTGCAGGCCCATACCGGCAAGAAGCCGATCATCTACACCGACATCAACTTCCATGAGGACGTGCTCGAAGGCGAGTTCAACGACTATCCCTACTGGCTGCGCTCGACTGCCGCGCCGCTGAAGCATCGCTACAACCGCGAGAAATGGGAGTTCTGGCAGTTCACCACGACAGGCCAGGTCCCCGGCGTCCCCGGCGATGTCGATCGCAACGCCTTCTTCGGCAGCGAGCAGGAATTCGCCGCCTGGCGCACCGGCCGCTTCGACATCGGCGCGCGGAAATGGCATGGCGGCGAGCCGAAAGTGGCGAGGACCACGCCGCCCGCGACCTCCGCTGGCGCGAAAGCGTCCAAGGCCGCCGCCGGTGCGCCGCCCCGCATGGTACCGCCGCGGCCACTCACCGGCAGCGATACAAGGATCCTCAAATCAATGGCGGCGCGCATCGATCTAGGCCAGTCGCAGTAA
- a CDS encoding inorganic phosphate transporter: MTSMTLDSSTGHAPDAGKPKLDAPKGIGALAFFAGVMTAGLAYMAFSLYQDISSAGTPATTWLPFILLGVAMLIALGFEFVNGFHDTANAVATVIYTHAMPANVAVVWSGFFNFLGVMMASGAVAFGIISLLPVELILNVGSGAGFAMVFALLIAAIIWNLGTWALGLPASSSHTLIGSIIGVGLANQLYNSNSGTSGVDWSKAIEIGQSLLISPVFGFIAAALVFLTLKILVKSPELYAEPKGNKPPPLWIRAVLIATCTGVSFAHGSNDGQKGMGLIMLILIGCAPTAYALNRAIPAGDVDTFRKTAIAASAVIDQKALGYSIIGDPRQNVTRYVSNRTIDDSTFPALSALNKEIVKQIETFGHPSKYPAAIVGNARNDMYLASEAMKHIFKADKKEEKIFTAEDLKVMTAYKASLDDATRFIPFWVKVVVALALGLGTMVGWKRIVVTVGEKIGKSHLTYAQGASAELVAAATIAAADVYGLPVSTTHILSSGVAGTMAANKSGLQMSTVRNMLMAWVLTLPCAILISGTLFVVLRQVF; the protein is encoded by the coding sequence ATGACGAGTATGACGCTGGACAGCAGCACGGGCCACGCTCCCGATGCCGGCAAACCTAAACTGGACGCGCCCAAGGGCATCGGCGCCCTCGCCTTCTTCGCCGGCGTGATGACTGCCGGCCTCGCCTATATGGCGTTCTCGCTCTATCAGGACATCTCGTCCGCCGGCACGCCGGCCACGACCTGGCTGCCCTTCATCCTGCTCGGCGTGGCCATGCTGATCGCGCTCGGCTTCGAGTTCGTCAACGGCTTCCACGATACCGCCAATGCGGTCGCGACCGTGATCTATACCCATGCCATGCCGGCCAATGTCGCCGTCGTCTGGTCCGGCTTCTTCAACTTCCTCGGCGTGATGATGGCGAGCGGCGCGGTTGCCTTCGGCATCATCTCGCTGCTGCCGGTCGAGCTCATCCTCAATGTCGGCTCCGGGGCGGGCTTCGCCATGGTGTTCGCCCTGCTGATCGCGGCGATCATCTGGAATCTCGGCACCTGGGCGCTCGGCCTGCCGGCCTCCTCCTCGCATACGCTGATCGGCTCGATCATCGGCGTCGGCCTCGCCAACCAGCTCTACAATTCGAACAGCGGCACCTCGGGCGTCGACTGGTCCAAGGCGATCGAGATCGGCCAGTCGCTGCTGATCTCGCCGGTATTCGGCTTCATCGCCGCGGCGCTCGTCTTCCTGACGCTGAAGATCCTGGTGAAAAGCCCCGAGCTCTATGCCGAGCCGAAGGGCAACAAGCCGCCGCCGCTGTGGATCCGCGCCGTTCTGATCGCGACCTGCACCGGCGTCTCCTTCGCCCATGGCTCGAATGACGGCCAGAAGGGCATGGGCCTGATCATGCTGATCCTGATCGGCTGCGCGCCCACGGCCTATGCGCTGAATCGCGCCATTCCCGCCGGCGATGTCGACACCTTCCGCAAGACCGCCATCGCCGCCAGCGCCGTGATCGACCAGAAGGCGCTGGGCTACTCCATCATCGGCGATCCCCGCCAGAACGTGACGCGCTATGTCTCCAATCGGACGATCGACGACTCGACCTTCCCGGCGCTCTCGGCGCTGAACAAGGAGATCGTCAAGCAGATCGAGACCTTTGGCCATCCGTCCAAGTACCCGGCCGCGATCGTCGGTAACGCCCGCAACGACATGTATCTCGCCTCCGAGGCGATGAAGCACATCTTCAAGGCCGACAAGAAGGAAGAGAAGATCTTCACGGCCGAGGACCTCAAGGTGATGACCGCCTACAAGGCCTCACTCGACGACGCGACCCGGTTCATCCCGTTCTGGGTCAAGGTCGTGGTGGCGCTGGCGCTCGGGCTCGGCACGATGGTCGGCTGGAAGCGCATCGTCGTCACCGTCGGCGAGAAGATCGGCAAGTCGCACCTGACCTATGCCCAGGGAGCGTCAGCCGAGCTCGTCGCCGCCGCCACGATCGCAGCCGCCGACGTCTATGGCCTGCCGGTCTCGACCACGCACATCCTGTCCTCGGGCGTTGCCGGCACGATGGCGGCCAACAAGTCGGGCCTGCAGATGTCGACCGTGCGCAACATGCTGATGGCCTGGGTGCTGACCCTGCCCTGCGCCATCCTGATCTCCGGCACGCTGTTCGTGGTGTTGCGTCAGGTGTTCTGA
- a CDS encoding CorA family divalent cation transporter — protein MNIALATHADLQSGSGIVWAYRFDEAGNPGLISRDELPGLASPATGFVWIHLDLVHTRIAAWLDEQPALPLPAQAMFLSHDNHQRLDHSPELAWGISHDLIRDIADKSESVGALHWIIGERFLLTGRRGALQSIRMTVEALDQGETIASPSSLFEHIVEYIIDDVTDAVIRLTDEIDSVEDHVLSDRLRDGPQRVGAVRRTSVRLHRQLNGLHLLFRRFAETGSGRAAPETVKACAGRLLQRVDSLHHDVHSVQERARLLQDEIAARSANRTNQQLYVLSILTAVFLPATFITGLFGVNAKGVPWADDAAGFSYVTLMCLAAAWAVMLFLKRRGMIG, from the coding sequence ATGAACATCGCACTGGCCACCCATGCCGATCTTCAATCCGGCTCCGGCATCGTCTGGGCCTATCGCTTCGACGAGGCGGGAAATCCTGGCCTGATCTCGCGCGACGAACTCCCCGGCCTCGCCTCGCCGGCCACCGGCTTCGTCTGGATTCATCTCGATCTCGTCCACACCCGCATAGCGGCCTGGCTGGATGAGCAGCCCGCCTTGCCACTGCCGGCGCAGGCGATGTTCCTGTCGCATGACAACCATCAGCGCCTCGACCATTCGCCCGAGCTCGCCTGGGGCATCTCGCACGATCTGATCCGCGACATCGCCGACAAGTCCGAGAGCGTCGGCGCGCTGCACTGGATCATTGGCGAGCGCTTCCTGCTGACCGGCCGGCGCGGCGCCCTGCAGTCGATCCGCATGACGGTCGAGGCGCTGGACCAGGGCGAGACCATCGCCTCGCCCTCCTCCCTGTTCGAACACATCGTCGAATACATCATCGACGACGTGACCGACGCCGTCATCCGCCTCACCGATGAGATCGACAGCGTCGAGGACCATGTCCTGAGCGACCGCCTCCGCGACGGCCCGCAGCGCGTCGGCGCGGTGCGGCGCACCTCCGTGCGATTGCACCGGCAGCTCAACGGCCTGCATCTGCTGTTCCGGCGCTTCGCCGAGACCGGCTCGGGCCGCGCCGCGCCGGAAACCGTAAAGGCCTGCGCCGGGCGCCTGCTGCAGCGGGTCGACAGCTTGCACCACGACGTCCATTCCGTGCAGGAGCGCGCCCGCCTGCTGCAGGACGAGATCGCCGCCCGCTCGGCCAACCGGACGAACCAGCAGCTCTATGTGCTCTCGATCCTGACCGCCGTCTTCCTGCCGGCGACCTTCATCACCGGGCTCTTCGGCGTGAACGCCAAGGGCGTGCCCTGGGCCGATGACGCCGCGGGCTTCAGCTATGTCACGCTGATGTGCCTGGCGGCCGCCTGGGCCGTCATGCTGTTCCTGAAGCGCCGTGGCATGATCGGCTGA
- a CDS encoding SDR family oxidoreductase, translating to MNRPVLLVTGGSRGIGAATAIMAAKRGYDVAVNYQSNADAAAEVVAACEAAGARAVALQGDMASATDIIRVFAEAKAALGPLSHVVNNAGITGKASSLAEADTGVIRACIDVNVTGAILVAREAARALGANAEAKGRAIVNISSAAVTLGSPGEFVWYAASKGAIDSLTIGLAKELAPAGIRVNAVAPGMTETDIHAMSSGEPGRVARIAPTIPLKRVATPDEIAESILFLLSEASAYTTGVILRVAGGR from the coding sequence ATGAACCGCCCCGTCCTTCTCGTCACCGGCGGCAGCCGTGGCATCGGCGCCGCGACCGCGATCATGGCGGCCAAGCGCGGCTATGATGTCGCGGTGAACTATCAGAGCAACGCCGATGCAGCCGCCGAGGTCGTCGCGGCCTGCGAGGCCGCCGGGGCCAGGGCCGTGGCGCTCCAGGGCGACATGGCGAGCGCGACCGACATCATCCGCGTCTTCGCCGAAGCGAAGGCGGCGCTGGGGCCGCTCAGCCATGTCGTCAACAATGCCGGCATTACCGGCAAGGCGAGCTCGCTCGCCGAGGCCGATACGGGCGTGATCCGTGCCTGCATCGACGTGAACGTCACCGGCGCGATCCTGGTCGCGCGTGAGGCTGCCCGCGCGCTCGGAGCCAATGCCGAGGCGAAGGGAAGGGCGATCGTCAACATCTCCTCAGCGGCGGTCACGCTCGGCTCGCCCGGCGAATTCGTCTGGTACGCCGCCTCCAAGGGCGCGATCGACTCCCTCACCATCGGACTCGCCAAAGAGCTGGCTCCGGCCGGCATCCGGGTCAACGCGGTCGCGCCGGGCATGACGGAAACCGATATCCATGCGATGTCCTCCGGCGAGCCCGGCCGCGTCGCGCGCATCGCGCCGACGATCCCGCTCAAGCGCGTCGCGACGCCCGACGAGATCGCGGAATCGATCCTGTTCCTGCTCTCGGAGGCCTCGGCCTACACGACGGGCGTGATCCTGCGCGTGGCGGGCGGGCGCTAA
- the rpsI gene encoding 30S ribosomal protein S9 — MAEVLQSLEQLGQVAKSTQPDAPVHVKKIDAQGRAYATGKRKNAIARVWIKPGSGKITVNTRDQEVYFARPVLRMVLQQPLQHVDRLTQYDVVVTVKGGGLSGQAGAVRHGISKALTFYEPELRGPLKKEGFLTRDSRVVERKKFGKAKARRSFQFSKR, encoded by the coding sequence ATGGCCGAGGTTCTTCAGTCTCTCGAGCAGCTCGGCCAGGTCGCGAAGTCGACCCAGCCCGACGCTCCCGTCCACGTCAAGAAGATCGACGCCCAGGGCCGCGCCTATGCCACCGGCAAGCGCAAGAACGCGATTGCCCGCGTCTGGATCAAGCCCGGCTCGGGCAAGATCACGGTCAACACGCGTGACCAGGAGGTCTACTTCGCCCGCCCGGTGCTGCGCATGGTCCTGCAGCAGCCGCTGCAGCATGTCGATCGCCTGACCCAGTACGACGTCGTCGTCACGGTCAAGGGCGGCGGCCTCTCCGGCCAGGCCGGCGCGGTGCGCCACGGCATCTCCAAGGCCCTGACCTTCTACGAGCCCGAGCTTCGCGGCCCGCTCAAGAAGGAAGGCTTCCTGACCCGCGATTCGCGTGTCGTCGAGCGTAAGAAGTTCGGTAAGGCCAAGGCCCGCCGCAGCTTCCAGTTCTCGAAGCGCTGA
- the rplM gene encoding 50S ribosomal protein L13, which produces MKTMSLKPADVEKKWVVIDASGLVVGRLATIVAMRLRGKHKANYTPHVDCGDNIVIVNADKVVLTGRKLDQKVYYHHTGYAGGIKERSAKFILEGRFPERIVEKAVERMLPRGPLFRQILGNLRVYKGAEHPHAAQSPETLDVAALNRKNARV; this is translated from the coding sequence ATGAAGACCATGTCGCTGAAGCCCGCCGACGTCGAAAAAAAGTGGGTTGTGATCGATGCCTCCGGGCTGGTCGTCGGCCGTCTCGCCACCATCGTGGCGATGCGCCTGCGCGGCAAGCACAAGGCCAATTACACCCCGCATGTCGACTGCGGCGACAATATCGTGATCGTCAACGCCGATAAGGTGGTTCTGACCGGGCGCAAGCTCGACCAGAAGGTCTATTACCACCACACCGGCTATGCCGGCGGCATCAAGGAGCGTTCGGCCAAGTTCATTCTCGAAGGCCGCTTCCCTGAGCGTATCGTCGAGAAGGCCGTCGAGCGCATGCTCCCGCGCGGCCCGCTCTTCCGCCAGATCCTCGGCAACCTGCGCGTCTACAAGGGCGCTGAGCATCCTCACGCCGCCCAGTCGCCGGAGACGCTCGACGTCGCTGCGCTCAACCGCAAGAATGCGAGGGTCTGA